Genomic window (Mycosarcoma maydis chromosome 5, whole genome shotgun sequence):
AAGACCACTCGCCTCTTGCTGCAGCGTATCTCTCTCGGCTGGGCTCGATTCTTGCCTCGATCCTACCCGCGCAGATTTTCGAATATGCGCAGCTCAActacgctgctgctttcaTGGGGATCTACTGGCTCTACTACTCGATCCTCGATGCCACTGCAGCGCTCATGCTAGCTCCGCTCTGGTACGCCCTCTGGTACGGCTCCACTTTCCTCGCGCGTACCCACCCAGAAGCCACCAAGATCGCCCTCGGCATCAAAGCTCTGGGTTGGATCAGCCAGTTTTACGGTCATGGTGTTCACGAAGGTCGTGCTCCCGCTCTGTTGGATAACCTGCTCGGCGCGGTCGTGTTGGCTCCGTTCTTTGTGTTTTTGGAGGTCATCTTCCACTTTGGTTACCGTCCACACCTGCAGAAGGAGCTCAAAAACGAGGtgggcaagctcgtcaccaAGCACAGGATGGATAAGGCAAAAGCCAAGCGTGCCAAAGCAAACTGAAGCTGATGAGTGTTGTAAGTGGTGCGATTGCATTTGACATTTCGTGTCTCGGCGTTGGATCGGTTGGTAGTAAATACCAGTTTGTAGCTCTTGTCTCCATCGATggcagcttggctttggaTGTTGCCTGTATATGAATTTAGCAGCTGATATCGATCCATGGGGTGTAGGAGAAAGCTGTCTGTGTGTGTAACCTGAGACTTGGTCAGCTTTGGTTGGCACGCGGTGAGCATGATCATCAACCAAACACAAAAGCCGCATGCACCTCTTGCGGCGTTTCTGCAGGTGGGCGTTTAGATCGCGTTTTCTACATTTCCGACGTGTTGGCATATGTTTGGTGGAAGCTCAGTGTTCAGCAGGTTGCTCTTGTACACCATCGGCCGCTGACGGCGTTGAACACAGCCTCGGGCTACACGTAAGCGCGATGAGCGGTGCAACTTCGAGCGAGGCCAGGGTGGTGGATATGATAAGCAACCAAGACCACTCGGAGGAGAGGGCAAAGTTCTTACACCGCAACTTGGTGACTCGGTCGATTCGAGAGAGGATGACGCGATCGCACTCGTTGCAAGATCGACTGTCAAGCGTCTGCTTGGAGACAAGTGGCAGATTGGATACGCTTTCATCGCGATCCGTTGGCGCGATTGCTCAAGTGCTTTCGAGTGAGGTATCGGACCCTGTCGCGGTGAGTCAGTCAGACTTGATGCAGGCATGGACGTCGATCTCTCCGCCTGCATTTCCAGATTCACCAGCGTACACGGCGTGCTACTGCGAGGAAAACGTGTATCTGCTCACCCGGCATCTGTCGGATCAGCTGCAGCTGATCAACCATGCCGCAGTCAACATCGCGGACGTCCAGCGAAAAACGCGAACCTCAACAATACCGAAACGAAGCGGACGCACTTCCGCGTCCGCCTCGGACTCGACCtcggcttgcgcttgcCCTGCAACGCATTCGGTGTTCGTTCCCGTCTGGGACGTCGATGTGGTATTCATGAGCAATCCCACAAAGAGCGTGCTGCTGTACCAGCAACATGCTTCTAAATTGGCCAATGCCGGTTGGCCAGTGATATGGGACTACCATGTGGTGGCAGTGGCTACGTGTAGCTTACTTCCATTAGACCAACTGGTAAGCGTGGACGGTGGCATTGTGGAGCCACGCTGGTTTGCGCGCAAAGCGGGTTGGTGCAGAAGCTGGGTGTACGACTTGGACTCGCGTCTCACCAACGTTACGACTTCGAGAAGCGTTGTCGAATGGCGAGAGTACAACGAGCAGACATTTCGCGCATCTCAACCAATCGCGTCGCACTTTGAAGCGCGATTCCGCTGCATACGCGCCAACGAGTTCCTAGCTCACTTTGCCAGTGATCGGAGCCACATGCTCTCGCGCTCCTCGAGCGCAACTCAACCAGCCTGGGCTGCTGATCCTCCAAAATGGAAGTGCATCATCGGCACGCAAGCCAAACGTGATGGAGTAGTCAACAATTTGATGGACAAGTACGTGGATGTAGGCGCACATCAAGACGATGAACGGTATGGTGTTGTATGGGATGCAAGTACGTGGTTTTCCAGCGAATGTCGGCCGCGATGCCCAACTGGATGGTTGGGAGACTCAATAGGCAATCTTGCCAACCGAGCATCCGCAACACCGCCGATCGTGCACAGTGGTGCACGGACAGATTCGTCCATGCAACCGCGCCAGCGTGCAAGTCGCACTTCACaatcatcgtcatcgtcccAGCAGTACAACTCACAACTATCGTCGCCAAtcgcaccaccagcagcaccaacagccGGCGGCCGCATCGCATCTCCCCTCTTTCCAGCTTATCTGCATGCTTCCCAGCAACACCGCTCTCAGCTCAATCCTGCGTCTAAGCCTTATTCCCCAACCTCCTTCTCCGCTCCATTGTAATGCAAAAGCTCACCAATCATAGACCATTCCGTGTTCAAGATTCTGAAACAAGTTGCTCTGCCGTGATAATTCTgaacaagcaagcacagATGCAACTGCAACCTGGAGGCTGTTGCTCGAAGGCGAAGCGCTCAGCTAAATGCGCATCGCACACACTAGCTGACgggcttcttcttgcgtTTGACACTGAGCATATTGGTTGATGCGACGggtgatgctgctgcactgCTGTTTGGTTTGTGCTGCATGTGTTGCTTGACGCTATCGATCTGGTGCTGCGTCGGTGCGTGCAACACAAAGTCGTCCCAGATTGTACCCTTTCCCACCAGGACCGcgtgctcgtcttggttgCCTGCATCTTGCATGAATTGGGTGAGACCACCTTTGCGCTTGACCTCGCGATTGACGGCTTGGAACCAGTTTTCGGTCAACTGTCGTGCACACGCTAGCTTGTTCCATTCGCATGAGTCTTTCATCAGAGACCTGAAGACGAGATCGCCAAGTACTTTGTACGGCAACGAAAGCGGTTGTCTCTCGAGCGAGAACGAGGAGTgcgacgagctcgaagcacCACGTGTGGGTTGACGCGTGAAAAGGATCACGAGAACACCGACCGCATTACCGGAGCAACATTCTTGGCGGAACCCCATACGTTCCCAGAATTCGTCGATCGGTAGATCGTCCATGGCTTGTCGCTCGCGCATCAGCGCGCGCAGCGTGATGAGCGGTACTCCTGACGCAGTCGTCGTACTGACacacgatgctgctgcgcccTGCGTCTTGGTTCGTTTATCAGCCTTGTCTTGCCAATCCGAATCTTTGGCAGCACGCTTGTTGGTGCGATCTTGTGGAGAATGCTGCTCTTGCCGAATCAACTGTAGATCATCGATCTGGTCCTTGCTACCATtctgctgagctgctgcgacgTTATCGTCGACGGCACCATTGCTGGCAGTAGTAGACGCAGTAGACGCAGTAGACGCAGTAGACGTGGTTTTCACCTTCCAGCCCGAATGTTCGTGTGCATCTCGAGCCATTTCGTCGAGGAAACGAGTTTTAGGATCATCGCAAAAGTGCGGCATTAGCGTCGGCACTGTGCGAACGCGTTTCGGATTGTAATCATCCTTACTTGGATCAGTCTGCACGGTTGTGACATGGTTGTCGGACTCGCGGAGGCAAAAGGAAGAAGCATGCCAgtgaagaggaagaggcggaaGGTCGGATTCGCTACAGTGCGCGCCATTCGAGCTATACGGATGGCCGTAAGTCCAATTTGCCTGTCGGAGAACTTGATCTGAACTAGGTGGTTGCGTGGTGCTGTCGGACGAATCTTGGCGAGCCAACGGCACCAATGGGTGAGATTCCAGCTTGGTATATCCTGGAATCACATAGTAGGCTCTTGCATTGATGAGCTGGCGCTTGAAATCGGCAGCGCGTATGGGCGATGTCTCGTCTCGGGTAGCAACCACCACGTCTGACATCACGGCTCTCCACCACTTGATGAGTGCTGCATCCGAGAGAACTTTCTTGTTGGGGTTTTCTGGACTCGAGGGAAACAGGTAGGCTCTCTGGCTGCGTGCTAGGATGTGGACGGAGAGATGCGAGACGTTAACAGCCGCGCTTGCCTGCGCAGTTGAGTCCCAATGTCGGAACGACGTAAAGTGCTGTGTGATAGCCGAGCTGAGTGTTGCTGTCAATGTGTTGCCGAAGAGCTTTGGTTTGTGGGTAAAGACGTGCGTTGACACAGCCTGCCTGAGTGGTGTGGGGATGGATTGGGGAGCGTAGCCGCTCGAATCGAGTTTGGACACATACAGCACGGCTGAGCCGAATTCAGGGATGGTGTAGAGGTAAAGTTCCATGGCCAATATCAGAAGTGGCGAATTGTCGGTGTGTTCAGTCTCGTCGCGAGCGTCTGAGTCGGGTGGCGGCGCATTGGCTTGGGTGAGAGGTGACCAGCTGGCAGTGATGAAGATTTGCTCCTCCAAGGCGCCAATGGAAGCAGCATTCTTGTTGTATTCTAAATCGGTGGGATGGATGTGTGCGAGTGGGTAGAGCGACTTGACCTGGCGTGGGATGGAGAAGAGCGTGTGGAGCCGTAGAGTGCCCGGTTGTGCAACTGCAGGTGGTGAGGCGTCGAGCGCTGTGCGGATGGTTGCGAGCAGTGAGGTGGAGGGGTCAGGCATAGTGATACTGGCGCTACGAACGCTCTCTGACTAGATTATGGATGAGACTAGATTGTGGATGAGACGAGCGTTGAGATGGACACTGTCAAGCGCTAAGAGGTGcgaggacaagaagaatcacgaatcacgagcCTCACTCTGCAACCAAAGAGCAACTAAGGGTCCCCCACTCAGACTTACGAGGACCaacacagacacgagacaaacacgaaacgCGCCTACGCGACGACAACCAtttcacattcgtgatttcacggtttcacaattcacgattcgtgattcccgATTCCCACATGCACGATGTTCCCCATGCGCCCCTCTTTTGCATGTGCGTTGTGCCGATGTAACATCCGAACCAAGCCAACACGAGCAGCGGTGAACCTGCAAACGTAAAGACGCAACACGCAGCATGCAGCGTGAGACGAGTCAGCGTTGTCGTCATGCGTCAAACGTTGTGGCATTGTGTTCTCAGTGTGTCCGGCTGAGAGAAGTACTGCGGGTTTGATCGTAAACTCTCACGTCAGTGAAATGTATATATACAGCCAAGCCTAAAGTGTGTACACGCATATGCGCAAGTATGAAGGTCTAAGAACAAAAGATCTGGTAACAAAGGGGTGGAACAGGCATCTCTGATCGTCCTCAACGTTGTTTCAGCCGTCCCTTACTGCGCAGTCACGTCTGAGATGCGTCCGCCGCCGTCGGATCAGACGAAAGACGCATGCGCCATTGCAACGCCGCGTCTGGAAGGAGGAACAGCAACTGATACACCGCAaactgtgaatcgtgaatggtttGTGGTGGGATAGGCGGCGAACAGAAGAGGTGACGGGGATGGCATCGCAGTTGGAAGTCACAGCTTGTCGCATCATTCATCACAGCCACGCACGTCTGAACAGTAGATGCATGTGCATTTGCATCTGTGCAAGCGAAATCAACACTTTGGGATGGCTTGTAGCTGGTAGATGATAGCTTGTAGAGGGTCGCCTGAGCTTCGGCTTGCTGTTTCGTCCATGTGATACACGATTGATATCAATTGATACCGCATCTGCTATTCAAGATtcccattcacgattgtggtAAACGAGATGGCTTGTCGCTTTATGCCTTTACGCCTACACACCCCTGTgacttggtgcttggctTGGGGGCGCCTAGCATATCGaccttcgtgattgtctgTGCTACACGCTCGTggcttcacgcttggtttgtgatttgtgatttgtgatttgtgattcgtgatttcggGATTTTATTTATTCATATTTTATGATGTATCGGACTTTGATTCGTCGTGGACACCTGtgccagtcgtgagtcgtgagtgatgcACgatgagtcgtgagtaggATTCTGTGTGGTTTATTTGTTAGTTAACTAACGTTATGCCAAGCCAAGTTGATTATTAGAACAGATTAAAGTCGAAacggaatcgtgaattcgaattcgaatcacgaatacgaATTCGAATTCGAAAACCGAGTGAATCGGAAACGGTATCAGCCACTACCACGAATTGGTCAGTTTCTAGACCCTTtcgagagtcacgagtgtttTGGTGTTTGACATGGTATCGTTGGTAACTTATCGTTGACGTTTGGTTGCATTGTTGCTATCTTACCATGATCTCGAGCCTACCTTGATCGACTCACTAGCCGTCCGGTTTTCTACAGCCTGCTCATCTCATCCACCGCATCCAAAGCCTCTACCGTCATCCCGACTTTTCAGCCACCTTTGATCCGCGCAAAGTCACATTCACGCTCTCCTTGTCCAGCTGCCGTTGCACCTCGTACAACCACAGCTAGCGGCTACGATCGACAGCTTAGGCAGCTCCATTTCTATCCTCCTCCATCGCATCCTACCACGTTCACTACGTGGAATGTCTCTCCACATCACCCGGATgtcatcaccatcgactCTTGAACGCTATACTAGATTCTAAGACTGGATGGGTATGCATCAAATCGACTATTTTCCcctccctctctctctcctaTCAACGTCGCTTTCCCCCTCGACACGATTGACCACTGAAAAGGCCTAactcgctgctcgtctgACCAACAACCACCACCATGGCCAAGGCTTTCCACCCTTTCGAGGTCACGCCCGTACATATTGTCTACGTCGGGCTTGGCCTCTTCATTTGCATCTTTTCCTacctctcgctcttcatcAAAGAGCGTCTCTACCTCGGTGAAGCTCCCATTGCCGCCGCTTTCGGCATCATTGTCGGGCCCATCGCCATCAACCTTTTCAATCCTGCCAGCTGGGGAGGCGAAGATGGTGTCACTCCCGGCGGTGTTCACACCGATCACATCACCCTCGAAATCATGCGCGTCACCATCGCCCTTTCCGTCTTTGCCATCGGCGTCGAATTGCCCAAAAAGTACCTCTTGCGCCACTGGCAGTCGATCGCCATCCTTCTCGGCCCTGTCATGGCTTGGGGCTGGCTCATCACCGCCTGCTTCATCTATGCCCTCATTCCAGGTCTCGACTTTCTCAACTCGCTTGTCGTCGCCGCCTGTGTATCTCCTACCGATCCCATCTTGGCCCAGGCCGTCGTCGGCGGTCCGTGGGCCGAGAAGCATGTACCCGCCCACGTTCGTCACATGCTCATGTGCGAGTCCGGCTGCAACGACGGCGCCGCCTTCCCCTTTCTCTACTTGGCCCTCTACCTCACCCAGAATCGTGACAATGTTGGCCACGCCATCGCCCAATGGTTCTACGAGACCTGGGCCTACGAAATCATCTTGGGCACTCTTCTCGGTGCCTTGATTGGCTACCTCGCTCGCAAGTTTCTCCGCTTCTCCGAACgcaacaagctcatcgaCCGAGAGTCGTTTGTCGCGCAGTacatctcgctcgccatcgctAGCATGGGTGTCAATGTCCTGCTAGGCTCCGACGATCTTCTCGCCGCTTTCGCCTGCGGCACCGCTTTCGCCTGGGACGGTTGGTTCACAAAGCAGACCGAAGACTCCAACTTTTCCAACATTGTCGATCTGCTCTTCAACATTGCCACCTTCATCTACATTGGCGCTCTCATCCCCTGGCAcgactttgtcgacgcCGAGATCGGCTTATCCATCTGGCGACTCATTGTGCTTTCCATTTGCGTTCTGCTCACCAAGCGCATTCCCATCATCTTGGCGCTGTGGAAATTTATCCCCGACATTAAAACCTTTAGAGAGGCCATCTTCTGCGGCCATTTTGGCCCCATCGGAGTCGGTGCCATCTTCATCGCCACGCTCGGTCGAACTCTGATGCCCCATGACATCCCCTCTCCGCCACAGACAACCAACGACGTACTCGCTCTCACCATCCAGCCCATCGTCTTTTTCTTTGTGCTCTGCTCCATCCTCGTACACGGCTTCACCATCCCTTTCTTTGCTTTCGGCAAAAACGCTCGACGACGGGCGCACACCTTGACACGCACCTGGAGTCGCAATCCTTCCATGCGAGACGATGAGCCCAGCTGGATGGGACGCGTGCGTCGCGTCAGGACTGGCGAGGATGTCATCATCAACACTGACGATATCAGTGCCGACAAGATGTCCGCCCAGCAGCTCGCCCTTATCGGGCGTGGTGCCATTGGTGGTTACCGCGAACAAGAGCTCCGTCGCGACGATAGCAATGACGAAAACTCGGCCACCGTGGCTCCAGAGTCCTCCACTAGCAGCCAAGACAAGGAACCGGCTTTTGttggcttgctcaacaCGCGCACCGAGCGCGATCTCGAAAAGGCCCAAGCTCTCGGAGACCAATGGAACGAAAAGCATGCCGACCCAAACCATGCCCAAGAGGCAACCGAGAGCAGTGCGGCACCAACGAAGCGTCTCTGCGACAACATGGACGGCATCGAAGACTGGCAAGGTAGCGACGAGGATTCGAACCCTGCAGCCGACTACCTCGGTGACAACTGTGTCGAAATGCGTCGATACCGCGAAAGGCTACAAGCAAAGAACGATGCCAGCAGCCAGTCCAAAGAGCAGACAGAGAGGGCGCGCGCATCCATAGAAGAGCAAGACCTTGGAGAGGCACCGATGGACCGCGATATCATCTGTGGCCGGATCCAAGcggatgaagaggatgaggcTTGTCGACAAGACcatcaaggtcaagctcgtctaCACCACGATCGCCCTCCTTCCAATGAAAAGGACGGCAACGATTGGCCAAAAGTGCGCAGCTGGGTCGAAGGGCACACTTTGGTGCTTGAATATCAGAAGAGCTTTTGCGACGACCCTCAGGTTGAAGTGATTCATTTGACCGACAGCGAACGCGATGCACTCGAAGCGTCCGACGCGCCTGCTCAGGATTGGGTGCGCCAACACCATGGCGAGCTCGCTTTCTTAGCAAACCAAGATTTTGCCTCGTGGAACTCTACCAAGACCATCTCACAGCTGCTTGAGAACAAGGTGCATGATTGGTGGCTGAACAAGAACCAAAAGCACTATGTCAAGGCCGAAGCACCAAAGGAAGAGTCGGCGCAAGATCGCAAGGATCGCGTTAACCTCATGTACGGCGCCATGTCATGGGCccaagatcgtcgaggCGCGGAGAATAACCGTGACGTCCCACCGAGCACATCTCGAACTCGTGCTGCGCAGTCAAACGACGACACAAATGGCAACCATACACCGCCTGTAGTCAGCGCACTGTACAGTGAAAACGCCGGTGGTCGCCCTGCCGGTCCTCAGGACTCGTCGGTTCCGGAAGGAAGTCACAGCGCTCAAGGTACGGAGCATGACACAACATCACAAGAAGAACCTTCTTCAAAATCGACGCTCACATCCAGAGAGGCAACGTTGAAGCGTGCCAACTTGCGCAAAAAGGTGTTGGTCGGACAGATCGGGTTGTCGGGAGGAACAAAGTCGACAACAAGCAAAGACTCCGAGGAAGAGGCCTCGGACGAAGATCAGCaggtcgtcgacgaccaaACATCGAGACCAGAGCCGTACACGACACCGCGCGTCATGATTTCGGAACCAGCATGGTCATCCTTGACCCGAAAGCACAAGCTGAGCCCAGCCTCAAGCTTCCGTACGCCCGGCAGTATAGGAGACAAGGGCAAAGCGAAGCAAGAGGACAAGCAAAAGTTCTTCCCGCGTTCCTCTTCAGCTGGTGGTGGCCTCGCTGCGCCATACCATGCGTCTTCAGGCGTGAGCAACAGTCCTATCCTCAAGGCCACACGATTCGCTTCTAGCTCGGGACAGGATGTCGACAACTCCAAGGAGATGAGTCGCAACTCTTCGTCGGTGCAATGGCTCGACATTGCCGATGCGTCGCACGACCGTCAACCTGGCCATCGTCACGGCGGTCCGATCAACGCTGCGGGTGCACAGGCCTTTTCGCGGCGGTCAAGAACGTACAACGGATCTTCTGGTAAAGAATTGAATCGCGATGTGCGCGTCTATCACC
Coding sequences:
- a CDS encoding uncharacterized protein (related to Na+/H+ antiporter AnNHA1); the protein is MAKAFHPFEVTPVHIVYVGLGLFICIFSYLSLFIKERLYLGEAPIAAAFGIIVGPIAINLFNPASWGGEDGVTPGGVHTDHITLEIMRVTIALSVFAIGVELPKKYLLRHWQSIAILLGPVMAWGWLITACFIYALIPGLDFLNSLVVAACVSPTDPILAQAVVGGPWAEKHVPAHVRHMLMCESGCNDGAAFPFLYLALYLTQNRDNVGHAIAQWFYETWAYEIILGTLLGALIGYLARKFLRFSERNKLIDRESFVAQYISLAIASMGVNVLLGSDDLLAAFACGTAFAWDGWFTKQTEDSNFSNIVDLLFNIATFIYIGALIPWHDFVDAEIGLSIWRLIVLSICVLLTKRIPIILALWKFIPDIKTFREAIFCGHFGPIGVGAIFIATLGRTLMPHDIPSPPQTTNDVLALTIQPIVFFFVLCSILVHGFTIPFFAFGKNARRRAHTLTRTWSRNPSMRDDEPSWMGRVRRVRTGEDVIINTDDISADKMSAQQLALIGRGAIGGYREQELRRDDSNDENSATVAPESSTSSQDKEPAFVGLLNTRTERDLEKAQALGDQWNEKHADPNHAQEATESSAAPTKRLCDNMDGIEDWQGSDEDSNPAADYLGDNCVEMRRYRERLQAKNDASSQSKEQTERARASIEEQDLGEAPMDRDIICGRIQADEEDEACRQDHQGQARLHHDRPPSNEKDGNDWPKVRSWVEGHTLVLEYQKSFCDDPQVEVIHLTDSERDALEASDAPAQDWVRQHHGELAFLANQDFASWNSTKTISQLLENKVHDWWLNKNQKHYVKAEAPKEESAQDRKDRVNLMYGAMSWAQDRRGAENNRDVPPSTSRTRAAQSNDDTNGNHTPPVVSALYSENAGGRPAGPQDSSVPEGSHSAQGTEHDTTSQEEPSSKSTLTSREATLKRANLRKKVLVGQIGLSGGTKSTTSKDSEEEASDEDQQVVDDQTSRPEPYTTPRVMISEPAWSSLTRKHKLSPASSFRTPGSIGDKGKAKQEDKQKFFPRSSSAGGGLAAPYHASSGVSNSPILKATRFASSSGQDVDNSKEMSRNSSSVQWLDIADASHDRQPGHRHGGPINAAGAQAFSRRSRTYNGSSGKELNRDVRVYHLDSDDSDASSDDDDEGRRHGGLGIRDGMSRIGAFFQNFTAPKGEGMGNPGPTSHPHLFAMRLGSSDKDEGEQQEEARDAKRSPVSSRTLRREITRDKEDEMESVALPPASTSPPSPESSLLRRGATGHYGRGGAGSANVGASATLTPKAVLDVPNEDRTSVSPGSTSK